The following coding sequences are from one Humulus lupulus chromosome X, drHumLupu1.1, whole genome shotgun sequence window:
- the LOC133806719 gene encoding uncharacterized protein LOC133806719, producing MTSNIAESINAVLKAARTLPITTMMEGLRRLVQKWVWKNGNEENGTFTQVTTDTEIVLRENFIRAIKFQVFPVNTILYQVVVEDKRNFLVNVMEKTCECKRFQRDEIPCAYAIAVFAKTRLKTYDYVANYYKTTTMKVTYESTVHPFPNENEWTLPETLNKIFLPPKSRKPPGRPRRKRIRSRGEPKVQIKCGRCAQPGHNRKTCR from the exons ATGACATCAAATATAGCCGAATCGATAAATGCTGTATTGAAAGCTGCAAGAACGCTGCCAATCACTACAATGATGGAAGGCCTTCGACGTTTAGTTCAAAAATGGGTATGGAAAAATGGTAATGAAGAAAACGGAACATTCACACAAGTAACAACAGATACTGAAATTGTGCTTAGAGAAAACTTTATTCGAGCCATTAAATTTCAG GTCTTCCCAGTAAACACTATACTGTACCAAGTTGTGGTTGAAGACAAAAGAAATTTTCTGGTCAACGTAATGGAGAAAACATGTGAATGCAAAAGGTTCCAACGAGATGAAATACCATGTGCATATGCAATAGCAGTATTCGCCAAAACACGACTGAAAACATATGATTATGTTGCTAATTACTACAAAACTACAACTATGAAAGTAACATATGAGTCAACTGTTCATCCATTTCCAAATGAAAACGAATGGACACTGCCAGAGACTTTAAACAAAATTTTCCTACCACCAAAATCAAGAAAACCACCAGGCCGCCCTAGAAGGAAAAGAATCAGATCTAGAGGAGAACCTAAAGTGCAGATAAAATGTGGAAGATGCGCGCAACCAGGACATAATAGAAAAACATGCAGGTGA